In Vitis vinifera cultivar Pinot Noir 40024 chromosome 11, ASM3070453v1, a genomic segment contains:
- the LOC100243995 gene encoding uncharacterized protein LOC100243995 — translation MESSVPTEEMLETLTKRGWCFGNVEEVKAVIMINSALHDEGCTVDSVESELANMDLRSIGAKSLPDPSLLRKSSYLHGPKVLQISSVRDISQSSIADSSGNSSSRRLLRLNLTDGCTEMTAIEYSPIPAIPDNVVPGTKVRLEKKAAIHNGIICLNPKVITVLGGVVKSLYEEWQMNQKYSGFSRSSLRLSQESGTGGPPPFEKLQIGAPTRRSSEQGRISSCYGSTSKNMRPTVAETRQMGRDHNLHLKAENTEDDLKAASLIERTEEKPSSSEMRPKEVAESVPVQNQAAAQKLLQKMNNPNRDDRHSKGRKHRGKGKQEEAPVYTLDEWEKRKAGPKTSIKDELTDVSRDEDLAWQLQNQLDVEDNVLRDTHKAEAENIRMSMFNYERDEDRNQGTRHRGRGRGRGRGRGRGKGRFG, via the exons ATGGAGAGCTCGGTTCCAACAGAGGAGATGTTAGAAACCCTAACGAAGAGAGGATGGTGTTTTGGGAACGTAGAAGAAGTGAAAGCAGTGATCATGATCAATTCAGCTTTGCACGACGAAGGCTGTACTGTCGATTCCGTTGAATCGGAACTTGCAAACATGGACTTGAGATCCATCGGAGCCAAGTCCTTGCCCGATCCATCTCTTCTCCGCAAATCTTCTTATCTCCACGGCCCCAAAGTTCTTCAG aTATCTTCTGTGAGGGACATATCCCAAAGTAGCATTGCCGATTCTTCCGGAAATTCAAGTAGCCGGAGGCTCCTAAGGTTGAATCTCACTGATGGTTGCACTGAGATGACTGCTATAGAGTATTCTCCCATACCAGCGATTCCTGATAATGTTGTTCCTGGTACTAAG GTTCGTTTGGAAAAAAAAGCTGCAATACATAATGGTATAATATGTTTGAATCCTAAAGTAATAACTGTTTTAGGAGGTGTTGTCAAATCCCTTTATGAAGAATGGCAGATGAACCAAAAGTATTCAGGTTTTTCACGTTCATCCTTAAGGCTATCACAGGAAAGTGGCACTGGTGGCCCTCCACCTTTTGAGAAGCTGCAAATTGGGGCACCCACACGTCGGTCTTCTGAGCAAGGGAGAATTTCTT CTTGCTATGGATCAACATCCAAGAACATGAGACCAACTGTTGCGGAAACTAGACAAATGGGAAGAGATCATAACCTTCATTTGAAAGCAGAAAATACAGAGGATGATCTCAAAGCAGCCTCCCTTATTGAAAGAActgaagaaaaaccaagtaGCTCAGAAATGAGACCAAAAGAAG TGGCTGAATCTGTACCTGTTCAGAATCAAGCAGCTGCTCAAAAACTTCTCCAGAAGATGAATAATCCAAATCGGGATGATCGGCATTCCAAAGGTCGAAAACATAGGGGAAAGGGGAAGCAAGAAGAGGCGCCAGTCTACACTCTAGATGAATGGGAAAAGAGAAAAGCTGGGCCAAAAACTTCAATAAAAGATGAGCTTACAGATGTTAGCCGGGATGAGGATCTTGCATGGCAGCTTCAAAATCAACTTGATGTGGAAGATAAT GTGCTGAGGGATACTCACAAGGCAGAAGCAGAGAATATAAGAATGAGCATGTTCAATTATGAAAGAGATGAGGATAGGAACCAGGGAACTCGTCATAGAGGAAGGGGAAGAGGCAGGGGAAGAGGTAGAGGAAGAGGCAAAGGGAGATTTGGTTGA